The Cataglyphis hispanica isolate Lineage 1 chromosome 5, ULB_Chis1_1.0, whole genome shotgun sequence genome has a segment encoding these proteins:
- the LOC126849495 gene encoding queuine tRNA-ribosyltransferase accessory subunit 2: protein MKFFTESVARCAARIGTLSGFERMPNVSFETPLLLIYTKGGSVPHLTKDVFKMITLEQQLLSVSLSSTVLMTDVIKEFNTSFADFVSMKEYINFLSIHDPAYTTNPGFQQLDSISVWSRTGRNVFTANKYMDLVQTYKPDLYVALCDGDTNINSSTKRVSKAVLRSKTLLEQCLDIHLHSDTLKTKGILGPVEGGYNLQAREESINYLKDKPLTGCVIDGLHNNGPSVQNISTEQIKEVVQHTINLLPTNKMRVSMGCWNPVTVLDLIELGVDVFDSSYPYVITEQSEALTFMCNHDICDQYKMSIVEKIYKDDFSPICKECECLTCQNHTRAYLHHLHHTKEMLGLVLLMIHNTHHYLQFFIAIRDSIKNGTFNHLQTKIRLKYTSPNSKFSPTTV, encoded by the exons atgaaattcttcACTGAGTCTGTAGCACGTTGTGCTGCACGAATTGGTACTCTGAGTGGATTTGAAAGAATGCCTAATGTTTCTTTCGAAACACCTCTACTTCTTATTTATACAAag gGTGGCAGTGTACCACATTTAACAAAAGATGTCTTTAAGATGATAACATTGGAGCAACAACTGCTCTCAGTCTCACTTTCCTCTACTGTATTAATGACAGATGTTATTAAAGAGTTTAATACTTCTTTCGCTGATTTTGTTAGTATGAAG gaatacataaattttttatcaatacatgATCCTGCATATACTACAAATCCTGGCTTTCAGCAATTAGACTCCATTTCTGTCTGGTCCAGAACAGGAAGAAATGTTTTTActgctaataaatatatggacCTTGTGCAAACTTATAAACCAGATCTCTATGTTGCATTATGTGATGgagatacaaatattaatagtagTACAAAACGAGTGTCAAAAGCAGTTCTGCGAAGCAAAACTTTATTAGAACAATGTTTAGATATACATCTACATTCAGATACATTAAAAACTAAAGGAATATTAGGACCAGTGGAAGGTGGTTACAATTTACAAGCCAGGGAGGAatccataaattatttaaaagataaaccTTTGACAGGATGTGTTATAGatggattacataataatgGTCCAAGTGTACAGAATATTTCAACAGAACAAATCAAAGAAGTAGTACAGCATACCAtt aatttactACCTACTAATAAAATGAGAGTATCAATGGGTTGTTGGAATCCAGTTACTGTACTTGATCTCATTGAATTAGGAGTGGATGTATTTGATTCATCCTATCCTTACGTAATTACTGAACAATCGGAAGCTTTGACTTTCATGTGCAATCATGATATTTGTGATCAATATAAGATGTCAATAGTggaaaaaat ATATAAAGACGACTTTTCTCCTATTTGTAAAGAATGTGAATGTCTTACATGTCAAAATCACACACGAGCGTATCTCCATCATTTGCATCACACAAAAGAAATGCTTGGTTTAGTACTTTTAATGAT acaTAATACTCATCATTATCTTCAATTCTTTATTGCTATTCGTGACAGTATAAAAAATGGAACGTTTAATCATCTTCAGACAAaaattcgtttaaaatatacatctcCCAACTCTAAATTTTCTCCCACCACTGTATAA